A genomic region of Mugil cephalus isolate CIBA_MC_2020 chromosome 5, CIBA_Mcephalus_1.1, whole genome shotgun sequence contains the following coding sequences:
- the f9a gene encoding coagulation factor IXa — MVQCVSVWVAQRFKMALVSWCLLFLCFQLGAGAPAPAADQVFLSGQTAGSVLQRHKRYNNGLFEELLQGNLERECKEEVCDLEEARETFENDEKTMEFWAGYIDGNQCASSPCLNQGSCKDHLGYYTCTCVPGFTGRTCEIVIAKRCDVDNGHCMHFCDSMGTFGAKCSCAMGYRLLSDGVTCEAEVDFPCGRTALAEGRKAFTRSMLDYENASLENMTSLPSDMASTTPYPSTPASTTEPSHTTEYYVRRPSRKKLPLWVFQTTEAPPVDSRKRIVGGNMVVPGEIPWQVALIAQSRGHLFCGGSILSELWVITAAHCLVEAQGPFFVRVGEHNIHIKEGTEQDYEVLEKHMHPRYNASQSLYNHDIALLYLKKPISFSTTVRPICIGPMAFTEALVKDASPAMVSGWGRTRYQGSTANSLQKVEVPFTDRTECMRSSSAQITPVMFCAGYYDEAKDACQGDSGGPHANSVHDTWFLTGIVSWGEECAKEGKYGVYTRVSLYYRWIQYIMGLTKQRLAVDVEEPHP; from the exons ATGGTCCAGTGTGTGTCCGTCTGGGTGGCACAGAGGTTTAAAATGGCACTAGTGTCTTGGTGTTTactgtttttgtgctttcagCTGGGCGCCGGAG CCCCTGCTCCGGCTGCAGACCAAGTGTTTCTCTCCGGCCAGACAGCCGGCAGCGTccttcagagacacaaacgttATAACAATGGTCTGtttgaggagctgctgcaggggAACCTGGAGAGAGAGTGTAAGGAGGAAGTGTGTGACCTGGAAGAAGCCAGGGAGACCTTTGAGAACGATGAAAAGACG aTGGAGTTCTGGGCAGGATACATAG ATGGAAATCAGTGCGCGTCAAGCCCATGTCTGAACCAGGGGTCATGTAAAGACCACCTTGGCTACTACACCTGTACCTGTGTGCCTGGCTTCACCGGCAGAACTTGCGAGATTG TCATAGCAAAAAGATGTGATGTGGACAACGGCCATTGTATGCACTTCTGTGACTCGATGGGAACCTTTGGAGCAAAATGCTCCTGTGCGATGGGATACAGGCTGTTGTCGGATGGCGTCACTTGTGAAGCGGAAG TTGATTTCCCGTGTGGCAGAACCGCCTTGGCAGAAGGGAGAAAAGCTTTCACAAGGTCAATGTTGGACTATGAGAATGCTAGCCTGGAGAACATGACATCACTGCCCTCAGACATGGCATCTACCACGCCCTATCCCTCAACTCCTGCCAGCACCACAGAGCCTTCCCACACCACAGAGTACTATGTAAGAAGACCATCTCGAAAGAAACTGCCCCTGTGGGTGTTCCAAACAACTGAAGCCCCACCTGTAGATTCGCGAAAACGCATTGTTGGCGGTAACATGGTCGTTCCAGGAGAGATCCCGTGGCAG GTAGCCTTGATTGCGCAATCCAGAGGTCACTTGTTCTGCGGGGGCTCGATTCTTAGCGAACTTTGGGTTATCACTGCTGCTCATTGCCTGGTGGAGGCGCAAGGCCCCTTCTTCGTCAGAGTGG GGGAGCACAACATCCACATCAAAGAGGGCACGGAGCAGGATTATGAGGTGCTGGAGAAGCACATGCACCCACGCTACAACGCAAGCCAGAGCTTGTACAACCACGACATTGCCCTGCTGTATCTCAAAAAGCCCATTAGCTTCTCGACAACGGTGCGGCCAATTTGCATAGGGCCCATGGCTTTCACTGAGGCCTTAGTGAAGGACGCCTCCCCGGCCATGGTCAGCGGCTGGGGCCGGACGCGCTACCAAGGATCAACGGCCAACTCGCTGCAGAAGGTCGAGGTTCCCTTCACGGACCGTACAGAGTGTATGCGCAGTAGCAGTGCACAGATCACTCCCGTCATGTTTTGTGCGGGATACTATGACGAGGCCAAAGACGCCTGTCAGGGCGACAGCGGAGGGCCTCACGCGAACAGCGTTCATGACACGTGGTTCCTGACGGGCATCGTAAGCTGGGGGGAAGAATGTGCGAAAGAAGGGAAATACGGTGTTTACACCCGAGTGTCTCTTTATTACCGCTGGATACAATACATCATGGGGTTAACGAAACAAAGGCTGGCAGTTGATGTCGAAGAACCCCACCCC